From Cricetulus griseus strain 17A/GY chromosome 1 unlocalized genomic scaffold, alternate assembly CriGri-PICRH-1.0 chr1_0, whole genome shotgun sequence, a single genomic window includes:
- the LOC100750882 gene encoding anionic trypsin-2 isoform X2: MSALLFLALVGAAIALPVDDDKIVGGYTCQENSVPYQVSLNSGYHFCGGSLINDQWVVSAAHCYKTRIQVRVGEHNINVLEGNEQFVTAEKIIRHPGFSSRTLDNDIMLIKLASPVTLNARVATVALPTSCAPAGTQCLISGWGNTLSFGVNNPDLLQCLDAPLLPQADCEASYPGKITKNMVCAGFLEGGKDSCQGDSGGPVVCNGQLQGIVSWGYGCALKGSPGVYTRVCNYVDWIENTIDAN, encoded by the exons ATGAGTGCACTCCTGTTCCTGGCCCTCGTGGGAGCTGCTA TTGCTTTACCTGTTGATGATGATAAGATTGTTGGAGGATACACCTGCCAGGAGAATTCTGTCCCCTACCAGGTGTCTCTGAACTCTGGCTACCACTTCTGTGGAGGCTCCCTCATCAATGACCAATGGGTGGTGTCTGCAGCTCACTGCTACAAAAC CCGCATCCaagtgagagtgggagagcataacATCAATGTCCTTGAGGGGAATGAACAGTTTGTCACTGCTGAGAAGATCATCAGGCACCCTGGCTTTAGTTCCAGGACCCTGGACAATGACATCATGCTGATCAAGCTGGCTTCCCCTGTGACCCTCAATGCCCGAGTGGCCACTGTAGCTCTTCCAACCTCCTGTGCACCTGCTGGCACTCAGTGCCTCATTTCTGGCTGGGGCAACACCTTGAGCTTTGGTG TGAACAACCCAGACCTGCTCCAGTGCCTGGATGCTCCCCTGCTGCCTCAGGCTGACTGTGAAGCCTCTTATCCTGGAAAAATCACCAAAAACATGGTCTGTGCTGGCTTCCTGGAGGGAGGCAAAGATTCTTGCCAG GGTGACTCTGGTGGCCCTGTGGTCTGCAATGGACAGCTCCAGGGTATTGTCTCCTGGGGTTATGGCTGTGCCCTGAAGGGCAGCCCTGGTGTGTACACCAGGGTCTGCAACTATGTTGATTGGATTGAGAACACCATTGATGCCAACTAA